The genomic stretch CCTGGCCGACGTTGACGCCCATGCCGAGCAGGACGGCGGCCAGCCGCTCCCCCTCCAGCTGGGCCTCGGCCAGCAGCCCGGCCGCCTTGCGGCCGCCCAGCAGCAGGTCGTTGGGCCACTTGAGCCCGGCCGGGGCCGCCCCGGGGGCGACCTCGTCGACCGCCCCGGCCAGGGCCACCCCGGCCGCGGCCACCGTCAGCCAGACCGCCTCCCGGGCAAGCGGCGGGCGCAGCACCACCGAGACCAGCAGGGAGCTGCCCGGCGGGGCCACCCAGGCCCGGCCCAGCCGGCCCCGGCCCTCGGTCTGCTCCTCGGCGACCACGGTCGCCCCCTCGGGCGCGCCGGCCGCGGCCAGCTCGGCCGCCCGGGACATGGTGGTGGGCACGCTGGCCGCCACCTCCAGGGGGCTGAAGAATCCGGGCAGGGCCCGCCGGACCCAGCCGCCGTTGGCCTTATCCATGATCGGCGCAGCCTACCTGTAGGAGACTCCATTGAGGCTGTCGGCCAGCCGACCGGTCCAGATGTCTGTCCTGTCCTATGGACTGGCGATACTGGTCGCGATGCATGCTGACACCGGCCGGCGGTACCGCGCCTATCCGACCCCAGAGCAGGCAGGACGGCTGACGAGCTGGGGACACTCCTGCCGTGCGGTATGGAACCTGGCATTGGAGCAGCGCCGGTTCGCCTGGCGTCAGCGTGGTCGCACCGTCCGGTTGGCCGAGCAGTGCCGCCACCTCACCGACGCCCGCGCGGACCTGCCATGGCTGGCCGACCTGCCCGCCCAGAGCGCCCAGCAGGTGCTCCGCCAGCTCGACCGCGCCTACGACAACTGGTGGAACCCTGAGCATCCTGCCCGGGCACCCACCTTCCGCAAGCGTTCCAGGGACCTCTCGGTACCGTTTCCTGGCCAGGCCGTTCAGGTCCGCAGATGCTCCCGCAGATGGGCTGAGGTGAGGCTGCCGAAGCTTGGATGGGTGCGGTTCCGGCTGTCCCGCCCCCTCGGGGGCATGGTGCGCAACGCCTCGATCGCCAAGGACGCACTCGGCTGGCATGTCTCGTTCGGTGTTGCGATCGCCGCCAAACCCGCTCCGCCGAACCGCCTGCCGAGCTGTGGAGTGGACTTCGGGGTGGCCTGCTCGGCGTTCGTGTCCGACGAGCGGGAACCGCGCCTGATGCCATCGACCCTCACCGCGGGACAGAGACGACGCCTGCTGGGGCTGGAGCGCCGCAAGAGCCGCCAGATCACCTGGGCCAAGAAGCACAACGATGGTCACTACTCCAACCGGCTGGGCCGGACCATCAGCAAGATCTCCAAGCTTCGGGCGCGGCAGGCGCGTCGTCGGCAGGACTTCATCCACAAGCTCACCACCGACCTCGCCAAGAACCACGGCTGGGTTGCCGTCGAGGACCTGCGGGTGAAGGGCATGACAAGGTCGGCCAAGGGCACGAGGGAGGAGCCCGGCAGGAACGTCAAGGCCAAAGCTAGCCTGAACCGGACCGTCCTCGACAACGCCCCGTACGAGCGGCAGCGCCAGCTCGCGTACAAGGCACCCAGATTTGGGTCAGAGCTGCGACTCGTTCGGCCGGCGTTCACAAGCCAGACATGCTCGGCGTGTGGGCTCCGTGACCCGAACTCACGGCCGGGCTGCGGCCGGCTGTTCGCCTGCACCGTCTGCGGCCATGTCGAGCATGCGGACCTGAACGCCGCACGAAACATCCACAATCTTGCCGCCGGGCAGGCGGTCCACAGCACGCGCAGTCACCCTCGGGCGGCGAGGCCATCGAGCCGGATGCGTGAACCACTCGGGAGTATCGCCTGAGCACTCGCGGGAATCCCCGCCCTTCAGGCAGGGGAGGATGTCAAAATGCCTGCGACCAGCGCGCGGGTGGGGAGGATGGCCAGGTGGCGCCACAGCAGCCGAAGACCATGAAGGAACGGGTGGAGGAGCTCCGCACCCGCAAGGAGCAGGCGCTGCACGCCGGCTCCCCCAAGGCGGTCGAGGTCCAGCACGACAAGGGCAAGCTCACCGCCCGCGAACGGATCGACGGCCTGCTCGACCCGGGCTCGTTCGTGGAGACCGACATGCTGGCCGTGCACCGGGCGACCGCCTTCGGCATGGACAAGCGGCGCATCCCCGGTGACGGGGTCGTCACCGGCTACGGCACCATCGGCGGACGCCGGGTCTGCCTGTTCTCCCAGGACTTCACCGTGTTCGGCGGCTCTCTCGGCGAGGTCATGGCCGAGAAGATCTGCAAGGTCATGGACCTGGCGCTGAAGATGGGGGTGCCCTGCATCGGCATCAACGACTCCGGCGGGGCCCGCATCCAGGAGGGCGTGGTCGCCCTGTCCGGCTACGCCGAGATCTTCTGGCGCAACGTCCAGGCCTCCGGGGTGGTCCCGCAGCTGTCGCTGATCATGGGCCCCTCGGCCGGCGGCGCCGTCTACTCCCCGGCCATCACCGACTTCGTGCTGATGGTCAAGGAGACCTCCTACATGTTCATCACCGGCCCGGACGTGGTGAAGACGGTCACCGGCGAGGACGTGACCTTCGAGGAGCTGGGCGGGGCCATGACCCACGCCACCAAGTCGGGCACGGCCCACTTCGCCGCCGAGGACGAGGACGAGTGCTTCGACCTGGCCCGGGAGCTGGTCGGGTTCCTGCCCCTCAACAACATGGAGGACCCGCCGCGGCGCCAGCCGACCGACGATCCCCGCCGGGAGGAGCAGGCCCTGGTCGACCTGGTCCCCGACCACCCCAACCAGCCCTACGACATCCGCGAGGTGGTCGCCCGGGTGGTCGACGACGGCGAGTTCCTGGAGATCCTCCAGGCCCACGCCGAGTCGATCGTGATCGGCCTGGCCCGCCTCAACGGCCGGCCGGTCGGGATCGTCGGCAACCAGCCGCTGCACCTGGCCGGCGTCCTCGACATCAACGCGTCGGTCAAGGGCGCCCGGTTCGTGCGCTTCTGCGACGCCTTCAACATCCCCATCATCAGCTTCGTCGACGTGCCCGGGTTCATGCCCGGCACCAGCCAGGAGTGGGGCGGCATCATCCGCCACGGGGCCAAGCTGCTGTACGCCTACGCCGAGGCGACCGTGCCCAAGCTGACCGTGATCACCCGCAAGGCCTACGGCGGCGCCTACGACGTGATGTCGTCCAAGCCGCTGCGGGCCGACATCAACTTCGCCTGGCCGACGGCCGAGATCGCGGTGATGGGGCCGCAGGGCGCGGTCAACATCATCTTCCGCAAGGAGATCGAGAAGGCCGACGACCCGGTGGCCCGCCGCGACGAGCTGGTGGCCGAGTACACCGAGCGCTTCGCCAACCCCTACATCGCCGCCGAGCGGGGCTACATCGACGAGGTGATCGAGCCCCAGGTGACCCGCCCGCGGCTCATCCAGGCCCTGGAGATGTGCGTGACCAAGCGCGAGATCCGCCCGCCCCGCAAGCACGGGAACATCCCCCTGTGAACGGCTTGGAGTCGGCCTCCGGCCGACGACCCATAGACTCCGACCGGCGGAGCCGGTCGGGCGACATCGAGGTCCTCCACACCCCCGACGGGCTGCGGTTCCAGCTGGTCAAGGGCGTCCCCGAGGGGGACGAGGCGGAGGTGCTGGCCGCCGCCATCGACCGGGTCGAGGCCTGGGACAAGAGCCAGGAGCTGGGGCCCTGGGTGGCCAACGCCCGGCCCGGCGTCGGGGTCCGGGCGTACGAGGCCGGGACCCGCTGGGGGGCCAGCCTCCGCTCGACCTGGGGCCGCGACCTCTAGCCGACCGGCGTGCCGGTCGGAGTCAGTTGCCGTCGGCCGGAGGCCGGCTCCACGCGGTCGTCTCTTCCCAGGCGGCCAGCGCCGTGCGGTAGCGGAGCTGGGCCATGCGGGGGTCGATCCGGCGGACGAGCTCGCGGCGGTCGTTCTCCGACAGGCCGCCCCAGGTGCCGTACGGCTCCCGGGTGGCGATGGCGTAGGCGGCGCACAGCTCCATGACCTTGCACGACCCGCAGATCTGCTTGGCCGCGGCCTCGCGGCGCTCCTTGCGTGGCCCCCGCTCCCCCTCGGGCGAGTAGAACAGGGTGGTGTCCACCTGCCGGCAGGCGGCTTCCATGTGCCAGGTCCAGAACTCCTCGAGGGTGGACGGCCAGGCCTGGATGGGGGCTTCGCTCACCTTGGCTCCGCTTCTTCCCGTACGTGTCCTCTCCCTGAACCTTCGCCCCCCGCCAGGTTGCGGTTGCACCACATGGCGTTCCGCAAACACTGTGCGCCCGGGTCCGGTTGCCTGCCCAGGTCGCGGCTGGGCTACGCTGTCCGCGACGCCCGGTCGGGCGTCCACCCCTTGCGAGGAGGCAGCCGCGTGGAGAAGGTGCTGGTCGCCAACCGGGGCGAGATCGCCGTGCGCGTGCTGCGCGCCTGCCGCGAGCTCGGCCTGGTGGCGGTGGCGGTCTACTCCGACGCCGACCGCGACGCCCTCCACGTCGAGGTGGCCGACGAGGCCTGGCACATCGGCGAGACCGCCCCGGCCAAGAGCTACCTGAACGTCGACGGGCTGGTCGAGGTGGCCCGCCGGGCCAGGGTCGACGCCGTCCACCCCGGCTACGGGTTCCTGGCCGAGAACGCCGCCTTCGCCCAGGCGGTGCTGGACGCCGGGCTGCGCTGGGTCGGGCCCAAGCCGGCCGCGATCGCCGCCATGGGCGACAAGGTCTCGGCCCGCCGGGTCGCCGAGCAGGCCAAGGCGCCGCTGGTCCCGGGCACGGTGGAGCCGCTGGCCGGCCCGGAGGCGGCGGTGGCCTTCGGCGACCGCCACGGCTACCCGCTGGCCCTCAAGGCGGCCTTCGGCGGCGGCGGCCGGGGCATGAAGGTGGTCCGCACGGCCGGCGACGTGGCCGCCGGGCTGGAGTCGGCCCGGCGCGAGTCCAAGGCCGCCTTCGGCCGCGACGAGATCTACGTCGAGCGCTACCTGGACGCCCCCCGCCACGTCGAGGCCCAGATCCTGGCCGACGGGCGCGGCGAGGTGGTGTTCCTGGGCGAGCGCGACTGCTCGCTCCAGCGCCGCCACCAGAAGCTGGTCGAGGAGGCCCCGGCCCCGGGCCTGCCCGAGGAGGTGCGGATGGCGCTGGGCAAGGCGGCCTGCGACATCGCCCGGACGGCCGACTACGAGAACGCCGGCACCATCGAGTTCCTCTACGAGCCGGCCACGGACCGGTTCCACTTCCTGGAGATGAACACCCGGCTCCAGGTCGAGCACCCGGTCACCGAGCTGACCGCCGGCATCGACCTGGTCCACGCCCAGCTCCGGGTGGCCGCCGGCGAGGGCATCCCGGCCGCCTACGAGGACGTCCAGGCCCGCGGGCACGCCATCGAGGTGCGGATCAACGCCGAGGACCCGGGGGCCGGGTTCATGCCGGCGCCCGGGCCGATCACCGGCTGGCGGGAGCCCTCCGGCCCGGGGGTGCGGGTCGACGCCGGCGTGCGGGCCGGCTTCACCGTCCCCCAGGCCTACGACTCGCTGCTGGCCAAGCTGATCGTCTGGGGCGAGGACCGCGACCAGGCCCGGCGGCGGATGCTCCGGGCCCTTGACGAGTTCCGGATCGAGGGCGTCCCCACCACCATCCCGTTCCACCGCCTGGCCATGACCGACCCGGCGTTCGTGGCCGGGGACGTCTCCACCGTCCTGGTCGAGCAGGGCATGGACCTGTCGTCGCTGGAGCCGACCATCCTCGACGGCGCCGAGCCGCCGACGGTCAAGCCGCCGCCCCGCCGGCTGGTCATCGAGCTGGAGGGCAAGCGCTTCGACGTCGACCTGTTCCCCCAGGAGCCGGTCAAGGTGCCGGAGCGGATCCGCACCCCCCGCTCCCCCGGGGCCCTGGAGCGGGCCCGGGCGGAGACGGGCGGGCCGGGCAAGGAGGTCGTCAAGACCCCCATGCAGGGCACGATCGTCAAGGTGCTGGTCGCCGAGGGCGACACCGTCAAGGCCGGCCAGACCCTGGTCGTCCTGGAGGCCATGAAGATGGAGAACCACGTCACCGCCCACCAGGCGGGCACCGTGGCCGGCCTGGAGGTCAGCGAGGGCCAGACGGTCCCGACCGGCGCCACCATCGCCGTCATCGAGGCGACCTAGGCCGCCGTGACCGGCGCCCCGTCGGTGGCCGAGTGGGCCCGGGCCAACCCGGCCGGCCGCGACGCCCTGCTCGCCCTGGCCGAGCGGGCGGTCGCCCTCCAGCCCGCCGCCGAGGCCGCCATCCAGCGCTGCCGGTCCGGCCCCGAGCAGGCCGCCCAGGCCCAGGACGCCGCCGCCGCCCGCGACGCCTACCACTCGCTCGCCGGTCACCTGCGCGCCCTCGGCCTGGAGGCGCCGGTCGCGGCCGAGGTCGCCGGGCTGCTCGACGGGCACCTGGAGGCGCTCGACCAGGCCCTGGGCGGCCGTGGCGTCGAGGGCCTGGGGCCGGTGGCCGGGCGGCTGGTCGGGGCCCGCGACCTGCTGCGGCGGACGGTGGCGATCGGGGGGCGGCCCGTGACCGACGTCACCCCCTCCGTTTGACAGCCCCGGATTCTCTGGTAGGACTGGCCCACCGATGCAGCTCGCCCGTTCCCTCCTTACGCTGCCCGCCGGCCGGGTCACCAAGTGGGTCGTGCTCGCCGCCTGGGTGGCGGTGGCGGCCCTGGTCGCCCCGTTCGCCGGCCAGCTCCAGTCGGTGCAGGAGAACGAGGCGGCCAGCTTCCTGCCCAGCAGTGCCGAGTCGACCAGGGCCCTGGAGCTGCAACGCCAGCTCCCCGGCGGCGACCGCCTGCCGGTGGTGGTGGTCTACCGGCGCGAGTCGGGCATCACCCCGGCCGACCGCCAGCTGGCCGCCGGCCACCAGCAAGCGCTCGCCCAGGGCCAGGAGGGGCCGCCGCCGGTGCCGTCCGAGGACGGCAGGGCGCTGCTGCTGGTGCTCTCCCTGCCCGCCGCCGACGCCGACGTCGTCATCGCAGAGATCGAGGGCATCCGCGAGACGGTCGGCCGGGGCGATGGCGACCTCCAGATCCGCGTGACCGGGCCGGGCGGGTTCCTGGCCGACACCGTCAGCGTGTTCGAGGACATCGACACCACCCTGCTGCTGGTCACCGTGGTCGTGGTCGCGGTGCTGCTGCTGCTCACCTACCGCAGCCCCCTGCTGTGGCTGATCCCCCTGCTGACCGTCGGCCTGGCCAACCAGGCGGCCACGGCCAGCGTGTACGGGCTGGTCAAGGGCTTCGGCCTGACCGTCGACGGCCAGAGCGCGGGCATCCTGACCGTGCTCGTGTTCGGGGCCGGGACCGACTACGCGCTGCTGCTGATCGCCCGCTACCGGGAGGAGCTGCGCCGCCACGACGACAAGCACGAGGCCATGGCCGTGGCCCTGGTCAACGCCGGCCCGGCCATCCTGGCCTCGGCGGCCACGGTCATCATCAGCCTCCTCTGCCTGCTCGCGGCCGACCTGGCCAACTACCGCAGCCTCGGCCCGGTCGGGGCCGTCGGCATCGCCTGCGCCCTGGTGGCCATGCTGACCCTGCTCCCGGCCGTGTTGGTGATCTTCGGGCGGCGGCTGTTCTGGCCGTTCGTCCCCGCCTTCGGCTCCGAGGTCCGCGAGGGCGCCGGCGTGTGGGCGCGGGTCGGCCGCTGGGTCGCCCGCCGGCCCCGGCCCGTCTGGCTCGGCACCACCGCGATCCTGGCCGTGCTCGCCCTCGGCCTGCTCACCCTGGACACCAACCTGCGCCAGGAGGACCAGTTCCCCGGCGAGCCCGACGCGGTCGCCGGCCAGCGGCTGATCGAGGCCAGCTACCCGTCCGGCACCGGCCAGCAGACCACCATCATCGGCGCCGCCAGCCCGGCCGAGCAGGTCCTGGCCGCGGCCCGCGGCACCGAGGGCGTGGCCGCGGTGGTCCCGGCCGGGCGGACGGCCGACCTGGTCCAGCTCCAGGCGACCCTGGACGCCGCCCCCGACTCCGAGGAGGAGCGGGCCACCATCGACCGGCTGCGCGACCGCGTCCACGCCGTCGAGGGCGCCGGTGCCGTGGTCGGCGGGCAGAGCGCCCAGAGCCTCGACCTGGCCAGGGCCTCGGCCCGCGACCGCAACGTCGTCATCCCCCTGGTCCTGCTGGTCGTGCTCGTCATCCTTGGCGTGCTGCTGCGGGCGGTGGTGGCGCCGCTGGTCCTGATCGCCACCGTGATCGTCTCGTTCGCGGCCGCCCTGGGGGCGAGCGCGTTCGCCTTCGACCGCCTCCTCGGGTTCGGGGGCGCCGACCCGTCGCTCGCCCTGCTGGCGTTCATCTTCCTGGTCGCGCTCGGGATCGACTACAACATCTTCCTGATGAGCCGGGTCCGGGAGGAGTCCGAGCGCCTCGGCACGCACGAGGGCACCCTCAGGGGCCTGGCCGTCACCGGCGGGGTCATCACCTCGGCCGGGATCGTGCTCGCGGCCACCTTCTCGGTCCTGGCCGTGCTGCCGTTCGTGCCCCTGATCGAGATCGGCATCGTGGTCGCCTTCGGCGTCCTGCTCGACACCCTGGTCGTCCGCTCGATCCTCGTGCCCGCCCTGACCCTCGACATCGGCCCCCGCATCTGGTGGCCGAGCAAGCTGGCGGCCGCGCGTCAGCCGTCGGCCGACGAGGTCTTGGACGACTCCTCGATCCGGGCCCGGAGCCGCTCCAGCTCCGACTGAAGCCGCTCCAGCTCGTCGTCCAGGTAGTCGCGGGTCGGCATCTCGCCAAGGGCCAGGCGGATCGCGGCCAGCTCCCGGGCCAGGTACTCGGTGTCGGCCTGGGTGCGGCCGCTGGTCCGGCGGTCACGCTCGGTCTCCTGGCGGTCCCGCTCCGCCTGGCGGTTCTGGGCGAGCAGGATCAGCGGGGCCGCGTACGACGCCTGCAGCGACAGGGCCAGGGTGAGCAGGATGAACGGGTACGGGTCGAAGGCGGCCTCGCGGTTGCGGAACAGCACGTTCCAGGCGACCCAGAGCGACACCACCGCCGTCTGGAACACCAGGTAGCGGCCGGTGCCGAGGAACCGGGCGATGGCCTCGGAGAAGCGCCCGAACGCCTCCGGGTCGTAGTGGGGCTGGAGCTGGAGCCGGGCCGGCTGGCGCGGCGCCCCCAGCGACCAGGCGCGCCGGTCCCGGCCCGGCCGGACCCTCACCGGACCGCTCCCGCGCCCCGCCGCCAGGCCTCGGGCAGCAGGTGGTCGAGCACGTCGTCGATCGACACCGCCCCCAGCAGGCGGCCCTGGGGGTCGCAGACCGGGGCGGCCAGCAGGTCGTAGGTGGCCAGGTACTCGGCCACCCGGCGGGTCGGCTCCTCCGGGGCGATGCAGTCCAGGTCGGTGTCGACGCAGGACCCCAGCTCCTCGCCGGGCGGCTCCCGCAGCAACCGCTGCAGGTAGGCGACGCCCAGGTAGCGGCCGGTCGGGGTCTGGGTCGGGGGCCGGACCACGAATACCTGGGCGGCCAGGGCGGGCGGCAGGTCGGGGTCGCGCACCCGGGCCAGGGCCTCGGCCACGGTGTCGGCGGCCCGCATGATCACCGGCTCGGTGGTCATCAGCCCCCCGGCCGTCTCCTCGTCGTAGACCAGCAGCCGCCGGACCGGCTCGGCCTCGTCGGGCACCATCATGGCCAGCAGCCGGGCCCGGTCGGCCTCGGACAGCTCGCCCAGCAGGTCGGCGGCGTCGTCGGGGTCCATGGCCTCGAGCACGTCGGCCGCCCGCTCGTCGCCCAGCCCGGCCAGCAGGACCGCCTGGAGCTCCTCGGGCAGCTCCTCCATGGCCTCGGCCAGCCGGTCGTCGTCCAGCCCGGCCACCACCTCCTGCCGGGAATGGACGGGCAGGGCCTGGAGGGCGGCGGCCAGGTCGGCCGGGCGCAGGTTGGCCAGGGCGGCCACCCGCCGCTCGGCCGTCTCGGCCGGCTCCAGCCCGGCCACCTGCTCCCAGGGCAGCCGCAGGTGCTTGGCCCGCCGCCACGGCCGCAGCCCCCCGCCCGGCTCGAGCACGTCCAGCGCGGTCACCACCCACTCCTCCCGCACCCTGCCGATGGCCACGTCGTTCAGCCGCAGCTGCCGGCCCGTCTCCCGGTGCCGCACCCGGGCGTCCAGCAGCTCCCCGATGACCAGGGTCTCCCCCTCCCGCTGCTCGAACGGCCGCAGGTTGACGCTCCCGGTGGAGAGGGTCGCCCCGCTCTCGTCCAGCTCCCGGACCCGCCCCACCCCGAGGAAGATGGGCCGCCGCTGCACCATCACCGTGAACCCCAGCACCGGCGGCGGCGCCCCCGACTCCCGCCGGGCGATGACCACGTCGGCGATCCGCCCGATGGTCTCCCCGGTGGGCGCCAGCACCGGCAACCGCGCCAACCGCGAGACGAACAGCTGCTCGCTCCCTGCGGCCACGGCTCACCTCGCGTTGAAGTACTTGGCCTCTGGGTGGTGGACGATGATGGCCGAGGTCGACTGCTCGGGGTGGAGCTGGAACTCCTCGGAGAGCTCGACACCGATGCGCTCGGGCTGGAGCAGCTCGAACAGCTTGGTCTGCTCCTCGAGGTCGGGGCAGGCCGGGTAGCCGAAGGAGTAGCGGGAGCCGCGGTAGCCCTGGTCGAACAGGTCCTCCATGTCGGCGGCGTCGTCGCCGGCGATGCCCAGCTCCTGGCGGACCCGCTGGTGCCAGTACTCGGCCAGGGCCTCGGCCATCTCGACCGTGACGCCGTGCAGCTCCAGGTACTCGCGGTAGCGGTTGTCGGCGAACAGCTCGGCCGTCGCCTCCGAGGCGGCCAGGCCCATGGTGACGACGTGCATGCCGATCACGTCGGGCTCGCCCGACCCGATCGGCCGGAAGAAGTCGGCGATGCAGAGCCGCCGGTCGCGGCGCTGGCGGGGGAAGGTGAAGCGGACCCGCTCGCGGCCGTCGCCGTCCCAGACGACCACGTCGTTGCCGTCGCCGTTGCAGGGGAAGTAGCCGTAGACGACGGCCGGGCGCAGGATCTGGGTGGCGATGGCCTCGTCCAGCAGGGCCCGCAGGCGGGGCCGGGCCTCCGTCTCCAGGGTGTGACGCCAGCCCTCCTTGCCGCCGACCGGGCGCAGCTGCCACTGGCCCCGGAACAGGGCCGACTCGTTCAGGTACGGCACCAGGTCGCGGACGGGGATGCCCTTGACCACCCGGGCCTCGCCCAGGAAGGGCGCCGTGGGCACGGGCACGTCGGTGGCCACCTCGGAGCGGGCCAGCTCGTCGGTGCCGGGCGGCGCCGGAGCCGGGCCGCGCGGCCTGGCCGGCGCCACCCGGGGCGCCCGCACCGGCTCCTTCTCGACCTCGATGCCCTGCTCGCGCTCGGAGCGGAGCTGGTCCATGACCCGCAGCCCGGCGAAGGCGTCGCGGCAGTAGAACACCCGGCCCTTGTAGAGCTGGCGCAGGTCGCCCTCGACGTAGGTGCGGTTCAGGGCCGCCCCGCCCAGCAGCACCGGATAGGACTCCAGGCCGCGGGCGTTCAGCTCCTCCAGGTTGTCGCGCATCACGATGGTCGACTTGACCAGCAGCCCGGACATGCCGATGGCGTCGGCCCCCACCTCCTCGGCCTTCTCGATGATGGTCGCGATCGGCTGCTTGATGCCGATGTTGTGGACCGTGTAGCCGTTGTTGGTGAGGATGATGTCGACCAGGTTCTTGCCGATGTCGTGGACGTCGCCCTTGACGGTGGCCAGCACCACCCGGCCCTTGCCGCCCTGGTCGGCCTTTTCCATGTGCGGCTCCAGCACGGCCACGGCCGCCTTCATGACCTCGGCCGACTGGAGCACGAACGGCAGCTGCATCTCGCCCGCGCCGAACAGGTCCCCGACCGTCTTCATCCCGGCCAGCAGGACCTCGTTGATGATCTCCAGGGGGCTGCGGGCCTGCATGGCCTCGGCCAGGTCGTCCTCCAGGCCCTCGCGGACCCCGTCGACGATGCGGCGCTGGAGGCGCTCGTCGATCGGCAGGGCGGCCAGGTCCTCGGCGCTGGCCGCCTTGGCCACCTCCTTGCCCTCGAACAGGGCCATGAACCGCTGCAGCGGGTCGTAGCCCTCGCGACGCCGGTCGTAGATCAGGTCGAGGGCGACCTGGCGCTGCTCGTCGTCGATCCGGTGCATGGGCAGGATCCGGGCCGGGGCGACGATCGCCGAGTCCAGCCCGGCCTCCCGGGCCTCGTGCAGGAACACCGAGTTGAGCACCTGCCGGGCCGCCGGGGCCAGGCCGAAGGAGACGTTGGAGACGCCAAGGATGGTCCGGACCCCGGGCAGCTCGGCCTTGATCCGCCGGATCGCCTCCAGGGTGGCCACGGCGTCGCCGCGCAGGTCCTCCTGGCCCGACCCGAGCGGGAAGGTCAGGGCGTCGAACACCAGGTCCTCGGCGGCCAGGCCGTGCTTGTCGACGGCCAGGTCGTGGATCCGGTGGGCGATGCGCAGCTTCCAGTCGACGTCGCGGGCCTGGCCCTCCTCGTCGATCAGCAGGGCGACCAGGGCGGCCCCGTACTGCCTGGCCATCGGGCAGACGGCGTCCATGCGGGCCTCGCCGTCCTCCAGGTTGATCGAGTTGATGATGGCCCGGCCGC from Actinomycetota bacterium encodes the following:
- a CDS encoding biotin--[acetyl-CoA-carboxylase] ligase, which produces MDKANGGWVRRALPGFFSPLEVAASVPTTMSRAAELAAAGAPEGATVVAEEQTEGRGRLGRAWVAPPGSSLLVSVVLRPPLAREAVWLTVAAAGVALAGAVDEVAPGAAPAGLKWPNDLLLGGRKAAGLLAEAQLEGERLAAVLLGMGVNVGQ
- a CDS encoding transposase; translation: MRLSASRPVQMSVLSYGLAILVAMHADTGRRYRAYPTPEQAGRLTSWGHSCRAVWNLALEQRRFAWRQRGRTVRLAEQCRHLTDARADLPWLADLPAQSAQQVLRQLDRAYDNWWNPEHPARAPTFRKRSRDLSVPFPGQAVQVRRCSRRWAEVRLPKLGWVRFRLSRPLGGMVRNASIAKDALGWHVSFGVAIAAKPAPPNRLPSCGVDFGVACSAFVSDEREPRLMPSTLTAGQRRRLLGLERRKSRQITWAKKHNDGHYSNRLGRTISKISKLRARQARRRQDFIHKLTTDLAKNHGWVAVEDLRVKGMTRSAKGTREEPGRNVKAKASLNRTVLDNAPYERQRQLAYKAPRFGSELRLVRPAFTSQTCSACGLRDPNSRPGCGRLFACTVCGHVEHADLNAARNIHNLAAGQAVHSTRSHPRAARPSSRMREPLGSIA
- a CDS encoding acyl-CoA carboxylase subunit beta, with the protein product MKERVEELRTRKEQALHAGSPKAVEVQHDKGKLTARERIDGLLDPGSFVETDMLAVHRATAFGMDKRRIPGDGVVTGYGTIGGRRVCLFSQDFTVFGGSLGEVMAEKICKVMDLALKMGVPCIGINDSGGARIQEGVVALSGYAEIFWRNVQASGVVPQLSLIMGPSAGGAVYSPAITDFVLMVKETSYMFITGPDVVKTVTGEDVTFEELGGAMTHATKSGTAHFAAEDEDECFDLARELVGFLPLNNMEDPPRRQPTDDPRREEQALVDLVPDHPNQPYDIREVVARVVDDGEFLEILQAHAESIVIGLARLNGRPVGIVGNQPLHLAGVLDINASVKGARFVRFCDAFNIPIISFVDVPGFMPGTSQEWGGIIRHGAKLLYAYAEATVPKLTVITRKAYGGAYDVMSSKPLRADINFAWPTAEIAVMGPQGAVNIIFRKEIEKADDPVARRDELVAEYTERFANPYIAAERGYIDEVIEPQVTRPRLIQALEMCVTKREIRPPRKHGNIPL
- a CDS encoding WhiB family transcriptional regulator, with the protein product MEAACRQVDTTLFYSPEGERGPRKERREAAAKQICGSCKVMELCAAYAIATREPYGTWGGLSENDRRELVRRIDPRMAQLRYRTALAAWEETTAWSRPPADGN
- a CDS encoding acetyl-CoA carboxylase biotin carboxylase subunit produces the protein MEKVLVANRGEIAVRVLRACRELGLVAVAVYSDADRDALHVEVADEAWHIGETAPAKSYLNVDGLVEVARRARVDAVHPGYGFLAENAAFAQAVLDAGLRWVGPKPAAIAAMGDKVSARRVAEQAKAPLVPGTVEPLAGPEAAVAFGDRHGYPLALKAAFGGGGRGMKVVRTAGDVAAGLESARRESKAAFGRDEIYVERYLDAPRHVEAQILADGRGEVVFLGERDCSLQRRHQKLVEEAPAPGLPEEVRMALGKAACDIARTADYENAGTIEFLYEPATDRFHFLEMNTRLQVEHPVTELTAGIDLVHAQLRVAAGEGIPAAYEDVQARGHAIEVRINAEDPGAGFMPAPGPITGWREPSGPGVRVDAGVRAGFTVPQAYDSLLAKLIVWGEDRDQARRRMLRALDEFRIEGVPTTIPFHRLAMTDPAFVAGDVSTVLVEQGMDLSSLEPTILDGAEPPTVKPPPRRLVIELEGKRFDVDLFPQEPVKVPERIRTPRSPGALERARAETGGPGKEVVKTPMQGTIVKVLVAEGDTVKAGQTLVVLEAMKMENHVTAHQAGTVAGLEVSEGQTVPTGATIAVIEAT
- a CDS encoding MMPL family transporter, giving the protein MQLARSLLTLPAGRVTKWVVLAAWVAVAALVAPFAGQLQSVQENEAASFLPSSAESTRALELQRQLPGGDRLPVVVVYRRESGITPADRQLAAGHQQALAQGQEGPPPVPSEDGRALLLVLSLPAADADVVIAEIEGIRETVGRGDGDLQIRVTGPGGFLADTVSVFEDIDTTLLLVTVVVVAVLLLLTYRSPLLWLIPLLTVGLANQAATASVYGLVKGFGLTVDGQSAGILTVLVFGAGTDYALLLIARYREELRRHDDKHEAMAVALVNAGPAILASAATVIISLLCLLAADLANYRSLGPVGAVGIACALVAMLTLLPAVLVIFGRRLFWPFVPAFGSEVREGAGVWARVGRWVARRPRPVWLGTTAILAVLALGLLTLDTNLRQEDQFPGEPDAVAGQRLIEASYPSGTGQQTTIIGAASPAEQVLAAARGTEGVAAVVPAGRTADLVQLQATLDAAPDSEEERATIDRLRDRVHAVEGAGAVVGGQSAQSLDLARASARDRNVVIPLVLLVVLVILGVLLRAVVAPLVLIATVIVSFAAALGASAFAFDRLLGFGGADPSLALLAFIFLVALGIDYNIFLMSRVREESERLGTHEGTLRGLAVTGGVITSAGIVLAATFSVLAVLPFVPLIEIGIVVAFGVLLDTLVVRSILVPALTLDIGPRIWWPSKLAAARQPSADEVLDDSSIRARSRSSSD
- a CDS encoding DUF1003 domain-containing protein; this encodes MRVRPGRDRRAWSLGAPRQPARLQLQPHYDPEAFGRFSEAIARFLGTGRYLVFQTAVVSLWVAWNVLFRNREAAFDPYPFILLTLALSLQASYAAPLILLAQNRQAERDRQETERDRRTSGRTQADTEYLARELAAIRLALGEMPTRDYLDDELERLQSELERLRARIEESSKTSSADG